ATCATCGTGGCGATGGAGTCTGCCCCTTATGCCTTCGCGAGATGTCATCGACATCTAGCAATAAgggtggtttttggtttcAAATATCGGCTCGCAGACATGTCGAGGGCGTGCAGTCAGTAACACGATTATGTTCTAATTTCTTTCCGCCTAAAAATTGGGCGTTCTATTTTCATGCATCTCCTCCACCGTAGACAGTGTCAGCTCACTCGATCGATTCAAACGCGACACTTAACCTTAAACTTCACTTCCTGCTGATGGCGAGACCATAACGGACAACTGCTGCGTAGAAGAATTTACCTTCTCCCTTTTGCGAAGGAAGGGAACTATAGGAAGTGGGTGACAAATTCCTACACCGCGGCCCGGTTTATAATGGCAGACGCTCGAGTTTTTATGACGATAAAGCTCGGTCGGCATTTATTGATGGGTGAAACGGTCGTCTTGTGCTTCTTTTAGGATCGACTTTGCCGGGTTGCTGATTACCTGTGGAgtgaaaaattttaatttcaaaacattccacCATTGCACATTGCTGTCATAGAGCCCCTTGTAACACAAGATTTTGAGAAGATATACTCATCGTGCGCCTTTGCTTAATGGTCTCGTTACACGAACGAGTGGTCCGGGATGGAAGGACACGAGACACGAAAGAAGGACAATCCAACACGTGGTACAAACGACGCACATTACAACAACTCCTCCTACCGGGTGGTGATGTTTTGACTTTACCGGTCGATGATCTTCAATCTCGCTGGTGGATAATAGATCTGTGTGTAACAAGCAGACggttggaaacaaaacacaaattaaaGCTATTTGTTTCAGCAACAAGCTACAGGCACTTACTGGGGACATAGCGTCGCGGCTGAACTTCATCTAAATGCGTGTCATTTTCTCGTGAGCAAATGATGTACGATAAACCATCACCGGGGACAACTAGCGAGCGGGCGGATGTAATCTATGTTGCTGGTTAGTACGGTACGGGGACGGCTAAACTTTACCTTTTTACGATCGTCCAAATTGTGCAGGAATTAGTATCACAAACAAGTAAACGATTGTCAATATAACCGCGTGACGACAATTTTCCGAATGGGTAAGGATGGCCTTGCGTCGCGCTTGTCGTCTCAGTGCCGTGTGTCATGGAAACGGTTGTTTAATGATCTTATCGTAAGGGGCCATTGgaagtattctttttttttggttgctggaagggcgagtttgttttttttttgcctcaatTTCGCGTGCATTGTTGTCAGTCATTGGAAGATTTAAATACCGTTCGTCGAGGGTGTCTCGGGGTATTTTTTTATGAGTTCGTTGAACTAGTTTGCAAAGTTTTAGGATCGATAATAAGCGAAACTTGTTTTACGATGAGGCCTTAAAAAAACGCGACAATGCCGGTAGTAAACATTGATAACTCATTTAGTGTATTTCCCTTCTCTCCATCTCCAGATGAAGCAGGTGTATGGACACTTGGACGATTTTTGCAAGCTTTCGGATCCTACGAAGGAAACATACCTGCGCAAAGGCGAAACAAACCACGGTTACATCAAACCGGGACAGGAACGTTTCGATGGTAAATCAAAAGATCTGCGCCACACCTTCAACATCTGCACATTGAAGCCCGAGGGCCCGTTACCGGATGAACCGCTGCCTGGCTTTCGGGAGCATGTGTCCGATCTGGCAACGGATTTCAAGCGCCTTTCGGCACTCCTCCTGCAGGCACTAGCGGTCGGTATGGAACTACCGTACGGGTACTTCCTCGAGAAGCATCGTCACATACTAGACGGTGAGGGCGAAAATCAGTCCACATTCCGGTTGCTCTACTATCCGCCGCTAATCGAAGACGATGGCAAAAATGAGCTGCTGCGCGGAACGTGCAAGTACAGCCAGCAGCGCTGCACAAAGGACGAAATCGATCTGTCCCTGCCCGAGGATTACCGTGCCAAGTTACGCGAGGAACAGGAGGagcaggaacagcagcaggtCACACGGTGCGGCGCACACTGTGACTATGGTACGTTTACACTCCTCGCACAAGACTCGGAAGGTGGGCTAGAGGTGAAGCTTCCCGGTACCGATCGATGGAAGCGTGTCGGCCATCTGCCCGGTGCCATCCTGATCAATGCCGGCGAGCTGCTGTCGACGTGGACGGGCGAAAAGATCTGCGCCCTGCAGCACCGTGTGATTATTCCGCAGGAGGAAACAATCCGTACTCGGGGCCGTCATTCGTTGGCATTTTTCGTTCATCCTGGTAAGTCACCATTTGTTTGCACTTTGTGCTTTGTAATTATAAGTTTGCTAAATGGTTTCCTGTTTACTGTCATCCAACAGACAACTGCATATCAATTACACCGATCGATCTGCCAACCTCCAGCTCCTCGAATTCGCTAGATTCAGATGAGAAGAAAACCAAAGGACGGAAAAAGTCCTTCAAAACGGCCAAGTCAAAGTGAGTAATACGGGCGCAGTGAAAGCTTTTTCAAGCGCAAGGACGTTATAAAATTTCCATTGCTCTTTCGTTGCAGAATCTACAATGCGTACCAGCACGTGCAGCGACGCTTTAAGGAAACGTACGCGTCGTAGCGtattaattttacaaacacaacacGGCAAGCGATTTGCTTAGAACCGTCTACTTAATACGGATTCATCCATCCCCCAAGCACACGGCGGACATCCGAGCGTTCATCGGTGCTGTATTTATGAGACTTAGCCACCAATTTATTCCACCCTTTTCTACTTCCATCCTAACTGGTGTAtaccgtgttttttttaacgaaataatataaaacaaacatacaaacctTCAAACGGCTCGCGCTTTCAAATGGtcattttattcctttcctTATTTGGCATCAGTGTGCCAAACGTTCACTCGTAACGGCTCTCCTGAGTGCAATATAATTCCTGCAATTACAACCGAATCTAATATCATTTCGTCGCACTAAATGAAGCCGTCATCCCGTTAAAGGGCACATCGCTCATGGACCAAGCTCAATTCATTGAATGAAGTCGAGTCCGTGCGACAAAAACCTACGCATAATTAAATATATCCTGACACATTTAGGACGTTGCTAtcaaaagaaaagcttcatcTTTTCCGTCGTAAAGAGAATGAGCGTTTGCGCGTGCTCCGATAATAGATAAACGGATCGGGATGTCAAATTTGCTTGTGGGAAGCGATTTGTTTCGCGACCTCGGTACCACGAGTCCGTGTTTCCCGGAAGTTTGATGCAATCGGGCGTAAAGCGACGTGAAAAGAACCCATAAAAGTGACTTTGTGGAGTTACTTGCTTATTTTTCCACTGCGAAAGTGTGCGCAATCAGTGATAGTGATGGTAATGATCGCCCATGAAGGGACTTTAGTTGTTTGTGTTCACTCCGGCTTGAAGTTGGAAGTGTGTATCTTCATTGTGCACACATAGGACGAAACGCATAAATTAACTCATTAAGTTTAACTGGTATTTTAAGTAGTTGTAGCTAGCGACGGGCTCGAAGCTGTTTTGGTCCGAATCAATGCCGGAGCGCTCCAAAATGTTCGGAATCGTTTCCGGATAGTTGGTTCTGAATTCGATCCCGGAGTTGGTTCCGGAATCGGATTCGCTTTAAGTTTTAATGGCAATCTGTTCTTTGATTGCTTCCGAAGTCGATTTTAGAATTAATTTTAGAGTTGGTTCTAGAAATGGTTCTGGAATTGGTTCCGAAATCAGAAACGATTCCGTTAACTGAACACGGAATCGGAACCAGGTAGTTCCGACTCCGAGTACGCGTCATTAATTGGTACCATAcattattcgtttttttttctcaagcATTTTGATCCCCTTCACGATTAATTCATCAATCTGGATCGTTTTTTTATGAACCCTTCACCTCATCATGGTATGGACTTTTATTTTGGATAAATGTTACACATAAAATCTTCGCCCACTTCCTACATCTATTGATCTTGTATGCTTGTTTGTGTATAAATAGTTTCGAATGTACAACGGTGGAATACTTGGTATCCGCCACTTTCACTTTCCTGCCCACTGTTCCGCATACAATCTCGATTCCCTAACAACAAGACAACACTGGCAGCAATTGCACACACAAAAGTAAAGCCATTCGACGTTCATAACGCCTTCTTATGCACCCACCCCACCCATTTTCCGTATATCCCTTCCCCAACAGTTTACAACTGTTTTGCCCCATTCTCCCGGTACGCTTTCGACCATATGTAATTCCAAACTGTTACGAACACAACATTCTTCGCTCCAGGAGCTAAATATCACATTCCATTGAACCAACGGCAAAAGACGATGCTATGCACGCCGTAGGTGATTCCTTTCCATTCGTTCCCTGCTGCTGGTCCGCTGTTGGCGAACGCTTTTCTGTCTCACTACTGTTGCCACCGGCGGGTTCCGTATGGTTGCCGTGATCGGTGTTGGGATCAAGATCAACTGAACCAGTGGCCACTATCACCACAACCGCCGTTGCCGTAGCTGCCGTTGTAGCTGTCGCAAGTGCCGCCGTAGCGTAGGATTTCAGCAGAGAGAATCGATTATTGTCATTGcttcggtgctgctgctgttcatcGTTCAACGGCGGTGTGGGACCATCGTTGGATTCCACCTCAGAGGTGTCACTGTTGCTAGTGATGTCAGTGAGTTGACCGTGACCTACATAACTACCACGGTAGTGGTGAAAATCTAACTTTGCTCGGTACGACTGTCGCGAACCGTTAAACTTAACTCTATCCTTAAACCTATGGAAACCGTTACTGTTTGgcagtggttgttgttgttgtgaaaGAGGAATGATGCCTCTTACATTGCTGACGACACTATCATCTGctgcttcctcttcctctACAATTTTGTTACCGTTTTCAAGCACCGGTCCAAAAAGTGTCCCTTCCAGTTGCTTTGACTCTGCGGCGTTCAACTTCCCCCCACTCGGAACGGCTCGAATCGATATGATACTGCTGTGACGTCTCAATGCACCCGAACCAGATGGATGCCACTCATCACTCACCGGTGGCTGCTGAAACTGTACCGTAGGCCGCCGGATGCTGTTGCCACCATTGCTACTGTCCTCGCGCTGGCTTTTCCGTTGACTCGAGCTGGTACCGTGCGAGCTGCTAAGATTCGTTGAACCAGTATGGAACGTACCACCGCCCTTGCGTGCCCCACTCGATATGCTGTCCGATCGTACAATCTTACCGCATCCGAGCAGCTGCAAAAATCCATTACGGAACTTCGACGACATCAGGTTGTACAGGATCGGATTGATGGCCGAGTTCATGTACAGCATGATGCGGCAGAAGTACAGCAAGATGTAAAACCGTTCGATACCGACCGAAACGATCGCCTCGCTCGGCACAATAATGATCCACAGTGTAAGCGCCCGGAACGGTAGCAGACAGACGAAGAAGCTAACCACCACGGCACCGAGCATGAAGATTACCTGCTTCCGGTACTTGTAAACGTTACCCCGATTGCCGCTGGACGCGCTGGACATTATAATGCTCGGGTTGTCCATCAGATTCTTCGCTATCACCGAGTACAGCACGACCAGTATGAAGAGCGGGATGATGAAGAACAGCACGATACTGCCGACGAAGAAGGACGCCGGCCAGAAGCTGTCCACGGGCGATAGGCAGGCCGCCACCATGTTGCCATCAATGTACTCCACGTACTCGTACGAAGAAATCATCAAGATTGGACTGCATAGGAAGGGTAATGTGTAGCAGACGGAGGATGGacatgaagagaaaaaaatggcaggagaattaatcaaaattatGAAGtaccaaaaacgaaacagtGGAAATTGATCTTGCGGAAGAAATTGTCTCTCCCTCCAAGCGTGCGTATTGTGGATGTGTTGAAAATGGTTTCTGATTTCTCTCTACTCACTTACCTTATATTTGTTTTAACCTGTCCTCATCTTACCTTAG
This genomic window from Anopheles maculipalpis chromosome 2RL, idAnoMacuDA_375_x, whole genome shotgun sequence contains:
- the LOC126558250 gene encoding uncharacterized protein LOC126558250 is translated as MLKNKATEEKVDTLLSKSQIPIIDLAHCGTEECPIRSVVNRVGHQLHKALNEKGIALLVNHGISEDKMKQVYGHLDDFCKLSDPTKETYLRKGETNHGYIKPGQERFDGKSKDLRHTFNICTLKPEGPLPDEPLPGFREHVSDLATDFKRLSALLLQALAVGMELPYGYFLEKHRHILDGEGENQSTFRLLYYPPLIEDDGKNELLRGTCKYSQQRCTKDEIDLSLPEDYRAKLREEQEEQEQQQVTRCGAHCDYGTFTLLAQDSEGGLEVKLPGTDRWKRVGHLPGAILINAGELLSTWTGEKICALQHRVIIPQEETIRTRGRHSLAFFVHPDNCISITPIDLPTSSSSNSLDSDEKKTKGRKKSFKTAKSKIYNAYQHVQRRFKETYAS
- the LOC126557504 gene encoding neuropeptide Y receptor type 2-like isoform X1 produces the protein MPQIPEYIRATSMVFCIIIMCLGVIGNIMVPIVILKTKDMRNSTNIFLTNLSIADLLVLLVCTPTVLVEVNSPPEVWVLGEEMCKAVPFVELTVAHASVLTILAISFERYYAICEPLKAGYVCTKTRALLICLAAWTVAAILTSPILMISSYEYVEYIDGNMVAACLSPVDSFWPASFFVGSIVLFFIIPLFILVVLYSVIAKNLMDNPSIIMSSASSGNRGNVYKYRKQVIFMLGAVVVSFFVCLLPFRALTLWIIIVPSEAIVSVGIERFYILLYFCRIMLYMNSAINPILYNLMSSKFRNGFLQLLGCGKIVRSDSISSGARKGGGTFHTGSTNLSSSHGTSSSQRKSQREDSSNGGNSIRRPTVQFQQPPVSDEWHPSGSGALRRHSSIISIRAVPSGGKLNAAESKQLEGTLFGPVLENGNKIVEEEEAADDSVVSNVRGIIPLSQQQQPLPNSNGFHRFKDRVKFNGSRQSYRAKLDFHHYRGSYVGHGQLTDITSNSDTSEVESNDGPTPPLNDEQQQHRSNDNNRFSLLKSYATAALATATTAATATAVVVIVATGSVDLDPNTDHGNHTEPAGGNSSETEKRSPTADQQQGTNGKESPTACIASSFAVGSMECDI